The Streptomyces sp. NBC_00224 genome contains the following window.
CTCCAGCGTGCGGGCGTGGACACCGAAGGCGCGCGTCATCGTGCTCGTACCGCGCGGGCGGCGCTCTATGAGCGTGACGCCCAGGCCCGCCGCCGCGAGGTCCCCGGCGAGCAGCAGGCCGGTCGGGCCCGCGCCCACGACGAGAACATCGGCGGTGTCGGTAGTGCCGGTGGTGGTGCCGTTCATAGCGACCTCCTCGGTGCCAACGCTTGTTGGTCAACGCTTGTTGGCAAATGTAGAGCCGTCGGGTCTGGCGTGTCAACACCTGTTGGCCTACAGTTGTTGACATGACAACCGACGCCCCCACCGCCGGGCCCCGCCGCTCCGACGCCACCAAGGCCGCGATCCTCGAAGCCGCCCGCGAGCGCTTCGCGGCCGACGGCTATGAGCGCGCGACCATCCGCGCCATAGCGCGTGACGCGGGCATCGACCCGTCGATGGTCATGCGCTACTACGGGAACAAGGAGGGCCTGTTCGCCGCCGCCTCCGAACTCGACCTGCGCTTCCCGGACCTGGGCGCACTGCCGGACAAGCACATCGGGGCCGCCCTCGTCACCCATTTCCTCGACCGGTGGGAGGGTGACGACGTGCTGACCGCGATGCTGCGCGTCGGCGTCACCAACGCGGCCGGGGCCGAGCGGATGCGGGCTGTCCTCGGCGACCAGCTGGGGCCGGTCGCGGCCGGGATCTGCCCCGACCCCGCCGACGCGCCGCGCCGCGCGGCCCTGGCCGCCTCGCAGATCCTCGGGATGGCGCTCGCGCGGTACGTGCTGAAGTTCCCGCCCGCCGTGGAGATGACCAGCGAAGAGGTGATCGCCTGGCTCGCACCCACCGTGCAGCGCTACCTCACGGCGGAGACGCCCTGACCCCGCCCCTGGGCAGTCCCTGCGTCGTACAATTTCTGCATGCCGCAGAAGAAGGACGGCCGTGCCCGTCTCATGACCGAGCTCGGTGTCGAGTCGCGTCGCTACATGGCCTCGTACGCCCTGTTCAACCAGGCGCTCGCGGACCATCTGCGACTGCACCCCACCGACCTGCAGTGCCTCAACCTGCTGGGACTTGAGCCCGGGCCCGTCACCACGGGGCGGATCGCGGAGCTGACCGGGCTCACCACCGGGTCGGCCACCCGGCTCGTCGACCGCCTGGAGAAAGCCGGATACGTCACGCGCAGGCGCGACACCGAGGACCGGCGCAAGGTCCTGGTCGAGGCGGTGCCCGAGCGGATGGCCGAGTTGGGTGCGGTGTGGGGGAAGCTGAACGGGGCGTGGTTCACCATGTTCGACGCGTACGACGACGGCGAGATCGCGCTGCTCATCGCCCATATGCGGCGGACGGTGGAGCTCTCCGGTGCGCAGATCGAGCGGCTCAGGGGCGGGCAGTTCTGAACCGGCGGATGACTGAGCGGATGACTGAGCGGCTCTGACGAGTCGCCAGCACCCGCCTGCCTCGCTGTCAGTGTCCGCCCGTCGCCGCCCCGCCGAACTCCGCCATCGCGTCCTCGACGATCGCCTCCAGGCGGGCGTGGTGGGCGCCGCGCCAGTACACGCGCTCGCACGCCGTGCACTGGGCGAAGACGTCGTACGCGCTGCGCGTCCCGTGTTCCAGGAGCTCGCGGACGGAGTCCTTGCCGGCCTCCCGGAGTGGCGCGTTGCAGGCGGTGCAGCGGGTCCACGGGGCGAGCACCGGCGCGAACCGCCCCAGGACGTCGCGGAGTTGCTCCTCGGGGCGGCGGCTGTAGACGTACGCGCCCGCCCAGATCTCGCGGCGCCGCAGCAGCCCCCGGTCCCGGGAGAGCAGCACGCGCTGTTCGGCCGCCGAGAGCGTGGCGAGCGCGGGGTCCCCGATGTCCTCGCTCTCGTACGCCGCGTCGACGCCGAGGAGCCGCAACCGGCGGGCCAGCGTGCCCAGATGGACGTCGAGGAGGAAGCGGAGCGGGGCGCCGGGGACCTGTTGGGGGCGGTCGACGGCGTACACCTCGACGCTCTCGTCCGCGCGCGGGATGTGCGAGACGGGCACCTCGTGGCCGTCGACGAGGAGCCGGCCGACCTCGGTCAGCGGGACGCCGAGCGACTCGACGACATGGCCGAGCGTGGACGAGCCGTCCGTGACCACGGCCGTACGCCCCGCGCGGCGCTCCGCCGGGACGAAGAGGTGCAGCTCGGGGGCGAATCGACAGTGGATCTCGGGTCCGTTCACGACGTCAGGATGCCATCGGGTGGCGGGCGGGAGCCACGTATTTGGGGCGGCCCCGGGCGCGCCCCGGCGGGCTACGGGCGGAACGCCTCGGCGTTCTCCGCAGCCCAGGCCGCGAACGTACGGGACGGGCGGGCCGTCAGTTCCTCGACGCCGCGCGTGACCGCGTCGGGGCGCCCGTCGTACGAGGCGAAGTAGGCGAGCAGCGCGTCGGCGACGGCGGCGTCCATGTACGCGGCCATCGACTCCTTCCACGCTTCGGGGCTCACCGTCTCGACCGCGATCTCGCGGCCGGTGGCGGCGGCGAGCGCGGCGATCTGCTCGGTGGCGGTGAGGGATTCGGGGCCGGTCAGGTGGTACGCGGCGCCGCGCAGCCGGGGCTCGGCGAGCACCGCGTGGGCGGCGTCGGCGACGTCCGCCTCGTGGATGGGGCTGGCCTGGGTGCCGGGGTAGGGGAGGGCGACCGTGCCGGTGGACCTGATCGACCAGGCCCAGCCGGCCGCGTTTCCGGCGAAGGCGCCGGGCCGCAGGAACGTGGCGTCGATGTCCGAGGCCTTCAGGGCCTGTTCGACGGCGAGGTGGTGGCGCGCGATCGGGTTGTCCTCGGCGCCCGCGTACAGGACGGAGCTGGAGGAGAGCAGCACGATGTGCTCGACTCCGGCCGCCTTCGCGTCGGTGAGGAAGGCGTCGATGTGCGCGGGGTTGGCGTACAGGAAGACCTGGCGGACTCCGGCGAGGGCGGCCGGGAAGGTCTCCGGATCGTCGAGGCTGAGCCGTACGGTCGCGACGTCCGGGGGCAGGTCGAGCTTTTCGGGGGCGGCGGAGGCGGCGCGCACGGGGGTGCCGGCGGCGCGGAGCAGCGAGATGAGGGTGGAGCCGACGGTGCCGCGGCTGCCGGTGACGAGGACGGTCATGGGGTTCGCCTTCTTTAAGAGGGGTTAGTGGGTTCGTTCCGCAGGAGCTGCGCTTCGCAGTATCTGCGTAACGCAGATAAATATCCGCGAAGAAGGCCCACCGGTCAAGTGGATTCCGGTGAGCCTTCGTGTCTCGTTGTGGCGCGGGGTTACTCGGCGGGGTGCGCGTCGGTCCGTTCCACGACCCGGAAGTGGCTCATGATCCGCCGGTCCTCGTCGAGGACGTGGAAGGCGACCCCGGGCGGCGAGACGATGTTGACCAGGCCTTCTCCGGTCTCCCACGGCATCCGCAGCGTCGACGTCACGCCCGGCGCGATCAGCAGCGGCAGCCCGGCGAAGGTGGTCGCGGCGGAGGTGTGGGCGTGCCCGACGAGCACGGCGGGCACATGCGCGCGCCCCGCCAGGAGCTCGGCCAGCCGGTCGGCGTTGGAGAGGTTGATCGAG
Protein-coding sequences here:
- a CDS encoding Mut7-C RNAse domain-containing protein, coding for MNGPEIHCRFAPELHLFVPAERRAGRTAVVTDGSSTLGHVVESLGVPLTEVGRLLVDGHEVPVSHIPRADESVEVYAVDRPQQVPGAPLRFLLDVHLGTLARRLRLLGVDAAYESEDIGDPALATLSAAEQRVLLSRDRGLLRRREIWAGAYVYSRRPEEQLRDVLGRFAPVLAPWTRCTACNAPLREAGKDSVRELLEHGTRSAYDVFAQCTACERVYWRGAHHARLEAIVEDAMAEFGGAATGGH
- a CDS encoding TetR family transcriptional regulator translates to MTTDAPTAGPRRSDATKAAILEAARERFAADGYERATIRAIARDAGIDPSMVMRYYGNKEGLFAAASELDLRFPDLGALPDKHIGAALVTHFLDRWEGDDVLTAMLRVGVTNAAGAERMRAVLGDQLGPVAAGICPDPADAPRRAALAASQILGMALARYVLKFPPAVEMTSEEVIAWLAPTVQRYLTAETP
- a CDS encoding MarR family winged helix-turn-helix transcriptional regulator, with translation MPQKKDGRARLMTELGVESRRYMASYALFNQALADHLRLHPTDLQCLNLLGLEPGPVTTGRIAELTGLTTGSATRLVDRLEKAGYVTRRRDTEDRRKVLVEAVPERMAELGAVWGKLNGAWFTMFDAYDDGEIALLIAHMRRTVELSGAQIERLRGGQF
- a CDS encoding NAD(P)H-binding protein; the encoded protein is MTVLVTGSRGTVGSTLISLLRAAGTPVRAASAAPEKLDLPPDVATVRLSLDDPETFPAALAGVRQVFLYANPAHIDAFLTDAKAAGVEHIVLLSSSSVLYAGAEDNPIARHHLAVEQALKASDIDATFLRPGAFAGNAAGWAWSIRSTGTVALPYPGTQASPIHEADVADAAHAVLAEPRLRGAAYHLTGPESLTATEQIAALAAATGREIAVETVSPEAWKESMAAYMDAAVADALLAYFASYDGRPDAVTRGVEELTARPSRTFAAWAAENAEAFRP